A region of Methanocorpusculum labreanum Z DNA encodes the following proteins:
- a CDS encoding hydrogenase iron-sulfur subunit produces MSDEWKPKIIGIICNWCSYAGADGAGSARTQYPPDIRIVRVMCTGRIDTLFVLKAFADGADGVLVSGCHFGDCHYLAGNFKAAKRMFLVKSILNNMGIEHRRFRMTFVSASEGAKWAVVITDVINTIKEIGPSPIAEFNKRS; encoded by the coding sequence ATGTCTGATGAGTGGAAACCAAAGATTATCGGTATCATCTGCAACTGGTGTTCATATGCCGGAGCAGACGGTGCTGGATCAGCCCGTACCCAGTATCCTCCTGACATCAGAATTGTCCGTGTCATGTGTACTGGTCGTATCGACACCCTGTTTGTTCTGAAAGCTTTCGCTGACGGAGCAGACGGTGTTCTCGTGTCCGGCTGTCACTTTGGTGACTGCCACTACCTTGCAGGAAACTTCAAGGCAGCAAAGAGAATGTTCCTTGTAAAGAGTATTCTCAACAACATGGGTATCGAACACAGGCGCTTCCGTATGACCTTCGTGTCAGCATCGGAAGGTGCAAAGTGGGCAGTCGTAATTACCGACGTGATTAATACTATCAAAGAGATTGGTCCGAGCCCCATCGCGGAGTTTAACAAAAGGAGCTAA
- a CDS encoding formylmethanofuran dehydrogenase subunit B has translation MSKLVTDVICPFCGTLCDDLEVEVSDDGKQILEVRNACAIGATKFLHSQASDRIIRPRMKQDDGTWKDISYAEAAKYTAKILCEAKKPLMYGWSSTSCEAQATGHMIAEQVGGIVDNTATVCHGPSLIAVHDVGIPSCTLGEVKNRADRIVFWGCNPAHAHPRHMSRYSIFPRGYFTGKGSKSRKIIVVDPRPTDTASLADYHIQIEQGRDYELLDALRVAFKNGPLPDVVAGVPKDKIYEVARLLKSGRFVTIFFGMGVTHSLGKNHNIDEAIAVTRDLNEYTKASIIPMRGHYNVTGSGQVLGWQFGFPFCVDLSRGFARYNPGETSSNDLLLRNEVDACFVLGSDPGSHFPNKSVQEIYKLPSVCIDPHITPTAAVSKCHVPVAFVGVEVGGSCYRMDNVPIESRKVVDPPAGMLTDDEFLKLVLAEVMTIKGAA, from the coding sequence ATGTCAAAACTGGTTACTGATGTAATCTGCCCGTTCTGTGGAACGCTTTGCGACGACCTTGAAGTCGAAGTAAGCGATGACGGAAAACAAATCCTGGAGGTTCGCAATGCATGCGCAATTGGAGCCACCAAATTCCTTCACTCACAGGCATCGGACAGAATTATCCGCCCCCGCATGAAACAGGATGATGGGACTTGGAAAGATATCAGCTACGCAGAAGCAGCAAAATATACTGCAAAAATCCTCTGCGAAGCAAAGAAACCGTTAATGTACGGTTGGTCCTCAACATCCTGCGAAGCACAGGCGACCGGTCACATGATCGCAGAACAGGTTGGAGGTATTGTTGATAATACCGCAACCGTCTGCCATGGACCATCTCTGATTGCAGTCCACGATGTGGGTATCCCGTCATGTACACTTGGTGAAGTTAAGAACCGTGCTGATCGCATCGTCTTTTGGGGATGCAACCCGGCACATGCTCACCCCCGTCACATGTCCAGATACTCGATTTTCCCGAGAGGTTATTTCACGGGAAAAGGATCCAAGAGCAGAAAAATTATTGTTGTTGATCCCCGCCCGACCGACACAGCATCCCTTGCTGACTATCACATCCAGATCGAACAGGGTCGCGACTACGAACTGCTTGACGCACTTCGTGTAGCCTTTAAAAACGGCCCTCTGCCGGATGTTGTTGCAGGCGTTCCCAAAGACAAGATCTATGAAGTAGCCCGTCTCTTAAAGAGCGGAAGATTTGTTACGATCTTCTTCGGAATGGGTGTCACCCACTCCCTTGGTAAGAACCACAACATTGATGAAGCAATCGCGGTTACCCGCGATTTGAACGAATACACCAAAGCATCCATCATTCCAATGCGTGGCCACTATAATGTGACCGGCTCTGGTCAGGTGCTTGGCTGGCAGTTCGGCTTCCCGTTCTGTGTTGACTTATCCCGCGGCTTCGCCCGGTACAATCCGGGAGAAACAAGTTCGAACGATCTCCTTCTCCGAAATGAAGTTGATGCATGCTTCGTTCTTGGTAGTGATCCGGGATCCCACTTCCCCAACAAATCCGTTCAGGAAATCTACAAACTCCCGTCAGTATGTATCGATCCGCATATTACCCCGACCGCAGCCGTCTCCAAGTGCCACGTTCCAGTAGCATTTGTTGGGGTTGAAGTTGGCGGTTCCTGCTATCGTATGGACAACGTCCCAATCGAATCAAGAAAGGTCGTTGACCCGCCGGCAGGTATGCTTACCGATGATGAGTTCCTGAAACTTGTTCTGGCAGAAGTAATGACAATTAAAGGAGCTGCATAA
- a CDS encoding CoB--CoM heterodisulfide reductase iron-sulfur subunit A family protein, with translation MAYTGKKEASTPTAEEPRIGVFICHCGTNIAGSLDVPAVKEYAETIPHVVVAQNYAYMCSTPGQNMIKEAIEQYHLTGIVVAACTPRLHEQTFRTATANGGLNQFRFEMANIRDQGSWVHMHDWEGGTEKAKDAVRIAVAKATKLEDLYPMAVPVEHRALVVGAGIGGIQASMDLAAAGIETYLIEKEPTIGGRMSQLDKTFPTLDCSQCILSPKMAEAGRTPNIKLYTLAEVENVEGYIGNFDVTIRRHARGVLTPTEAAAKGIVGGGCTGCGDCATVCPVVKPNTWEFGMSPRKAIYIQHAQVVPLIYTIDFDACVKCGLCITACGTKKAIDLEMEDELFTIKVGTVIIATGYETFPIEQKREWGYKLYDNVITSLEFERLICASGPTIGHLVRPSDGETPMSVAFVLCAGSRDNTGIGKPYCSRFCCMYSLKHAHQVIEKIPGCKAYIFYMDIRSFGKAYEEFYYRIQHEGAKFIRGRVAMIQELPNKNLLVIAEDTLLGMPVEIEVDLVVLAAAIQPTAETEIVRRHFGVSCSIDKWLLEAHPKLNPCGTTTAGVYLAGVCQGPKDIPDTVAQAEGAASAASIPIHAGQVELEPYYAQCMQDICAGCGMCTNQCPYSALSMTIVDGRTVMEVTAAKCKGCGTCGGFCPGGAIKMQHFTSPQILAQIDAFFLGGEQ, from the coding sequence ATGGCATATACAGGTAAAAAAGAGGCATCAACTCCTACAGCTGAAGAACCAAGAATCGGTGTCTTCATCTGCCACTGTGGTACCAACATCGCAGGTTCTCTGGACGTTCCTGCAGTAAAGGAATATGCTGAAACCATTCCTCACGTCGTTGTTGCTCAGAACTATGCATACATGTGTTCGACCCCGGGTCAGAACATGATCAAAGAAGCAATCGAGCAGTACCACCTTACAGGTATCGTTGTTGCAGCATGTACTCCCCGTCTCCACGAACAGACCTTCAGAACTGCCACTGCAAACGGTGGTCTGAATCAGTTCAGATTCGAGATGGCCAACATTCGTGACCAGGGCTCATGGGTCCACATGCACGACTGGGAAGGCGGAACGGAAAAAGCAAAAGATGCAGTCCGTATCGCTGTTGCCAAAGCAACAAAACTCGAAGACCTTTATCCGATGGCAGTACCGGTTGAACACCGTGCATTAGTCGTTGGTGCAGGTATCGGCGGTATTCAGGCATCCATGGATCTTGCCGCAGCCGGTATCGAGACCTACTTAATTGAGAAGGAACCGACAATCGGTGGTCGCATGTCCCAGCTTGACAAGACCTTCCCGACCCTTGACTGTTCTCAGTGCATTCTGTCTCCGAAAATGGCAGAGGCCGGCAGAACGCCGAACATCAAACTCTACACTCTCGCTGAAGTCGAGAACGTAGAAGGATACATCGGTAACTTCGACGTAACCATCCGCCGCCACGCCCGTGGTGTGCTGACCCCAACAGAAGCCGCTGCAAAAGGCATTGTTGGTGGAGGATGTACCGGATGTGGTGACTGTGCAACTGTGTGTCCAGTCGTTAAACCCAACACCTGGGAATTTGGAATGTCACCTCGCAAGGCGATCTACATCCAGCACGCACAGGTTGTTCCGCTCATCTACACCATCGACTTCGATGCATGTGTGAAATGCGGTCTCTGTATTACTGCCTGCGGAACCAAGAAAGCCATCGACCTTGAAATGGAAGATGAACTCTTCACGATCAAAGTTGGAACCGTCATCATTGCAACCGGTTACGAAACCTTCCCGATCGAGCAGAAGAGAGAGTGGGGTTACAAACTCTACGACAACGTCATCACCTCTCTTGAGTTCGAGCGTCTGATTTGTGCATCCGGTCCAACAATTGGTCACCTTGTCCGTCCTTCCGACGGTGAGACCCCGATGTCTGTCGCGTTCGTCCTTTGTGCAGGTTCCCGAGACAACACTGGTATCGGCAAGCCGTACTGTTCCAGATTCTGCTGCATGTACTCGCTGAAGCACGCTCACCAGGTCATCGAAAAGATCCCCGGTTGTAAAGCATACATCTTCTACATGGACATCCGTTCCTTCGGTAAGGCATACGAGGAGTTCTACTACCGTATCCAGCACGAAGGTGCCAAGTTCATCCGTGGACGTGTTGCCATGATTCAGGAACTTCCCAACAAGAACCTCCTGGTCATCGCTGAAGACACGCTCCTTGGTATGCCTGTTGAGATCGAAGTTGATCTTGTTGTCCTTGCAGCTGCTATTCAGCCGACTGCAGAAACGGAAATCGTCCGCAGACACTTCGGTGTTTCGTGCTCGATTGACAAATGGCTCCTTGAGGCCCACCCGAAGCTGAACCCCTGTGGAACCACCACCGCTGGTGTGTACCTTGCAGGTGTCTGTCAGGGTCCAAAAGACATTCCAGATACCGTAGCCCAGGCAGAAGGTGCCGCATCTGCAGCATCCATCCCAATCCACGCAGGTCAGGTCGAACTTGAGCCTTACTATGCTCAGTGTATGCAGGATATCTGTGCAGGCTGTGGTATGTGTACTAACCAGTGTCCATACTCTGCTCTGTCCATGACTATCGTTGATGGCAGAACGGTTATGGAAGTAACTGCAGCAAAGTGTAAAGGCTGTGGTACCTGTGGTGGTTTCTGCCCAGGCGGTGCAATCAAGATGCAGCACTTTACGAGCCCCCAGATTCTGGCTCAGATTGATGCATTCTTCCTTGGAGGTGAACAGTAA
- a CDS encoding LeuD/DmdB family oxidoreductase small subunit: protein MIISGHAVVIGEDVDTDMIIAGRYLRTIDRSVWVEHAFEDYDKSIAGRLNGAVLVAGKNIGCGSSREQAAAALKEAGVRAVVAPSFARIFFRNCVNLGLYVFEADVVCENGDIISFDTDDSYVKTSNAVYQAKPLSNRMKEILSAGGLNAYLSMQGEP from the coding sequence ATGATCATATCTGGACATGCCGTTGTGATCGGGGAGGATGTGGATACCGACATGATCATCGCCGGTCGTTATCTTAGGACGATCGACCGGTCGGTGTGGGTGGAGCATGCCTTCGAAGATTATGATAAGAGTATTGCCGGACGACTGAACGGCGCCGTGTTGGTTGCCGGGAAAAATATCGGCTGCGGATCATCCCGCGAGCAGGCTGCTGCTGCTCTCAAGGAAGCGGGGGTACGTGCCGTCGTCGCTCCGTCTTTTGCGAGGATCTTTTTCCGAAACTGTGTTAATCTTGGATTGTATGTCTTTGAGGCGGATGTTGTGTGCGAAAATGGTGATATCATTTCCTTTGACACCGATGATTCGTATGTCAAAACATCAAATGCCGTTTATCAGGCAAAGCCGCTCTCGAACCGTATGAAGGAGATACTGTCTGCTGGTGGGCTGAATGCCTATCTCTCCATGCAGGGTGAACCATGA
- a CDS encoding 4Fe-4S dicluster domain-containing protein: protein MAFAMHINMERCTGCNNCVVACPVNALELNTVDPATTDKIYLVVDGKAKILDVKHELCAGCGVCVEACPYNVIRLVGPQEGATAAKAVVGVHH, encoded by the coding sequence ATGGCATTTGCAATGCATATTAACATGGAGCGATGTACCGGTTGTAACAATTGTGTGGTCGCATGTCCCGTGAACGCACTCGAGCTCAACACAGTAGATCCGGCAACGACCGATAAGATCTACCTCGTCGTTGACGGCAAGGCTAAAATCCTTGACGTGAAACACGAGCTCTGTGCGGGCTGCGGTGTGTGTGTAGAAGCATGTCCGTACAACGTTATTCGACTGGTAGGACCGCAGGAAGGAGCCACTGCAGCAAAAGCTGTAGTTGGAGTCCACCACTAA
- a CDS encoding isocitrate/isopropylmalate dehydrogenase family protein: MSLRIAVVNGDGIGPEVIPEAQKILEHFLPDADFYEVELGLAKWERSGSACSPDDIRELKGADAILFGAVTTPPDPNYRSVLLQIRHELDLYANLRPIRPLRSSGQGSPADMMIVRENTEGLYSGIEEIGEERSTTLRVVTKAGSKRIAEKACSLILERNSKSPLVIGYKGNVLKSDLLFRDTCSEVAASFGIQTKAVFIDALCLDVLQHPKNYDVIVTTNMFGDILSDVCGYLTGGLGMLPSANIGDTHAFFEPVHGSAPDIAGKGIANPVAAIRSAAMMLEYFGMKREACLVEESIADLINSGVCTPDLGGCESTSSFGNRLLAAVCKKEERQI, from the coding sequence ATGAGCCTTCGTATCGCTGTCGTGAACGGGGATGGTATCGGGCCTGAGGTTATCCCTGAAGCTCAAAAGATTCTTGAGCATTTTCTTCCCGATGCGGATTTTTATGAGGTCGAACTCGGCCTTGCCAAATGGGAGAGAAGCGGGTCCGCCTGTTCCCCGGATGATATTCGTGAACTGAAAGGGGCAGACGCGATTTTATTCGGGGCCGTGACAACCCCTCCTGACCCGAATTACCGGAGCGTTCTTTTGCAGATCAGACACGAACTCGATCTGTATGCAAATCTTCGTCCCATCAGACCCCTTCGTTCATCGGGCCAAGGGTCACCCGCCGATATGATGATCGTCCGGGAGAATACCGAGGGACTTTATTCAGGCATCGAGGAGATTGGTGAGGAGAGGTCGACGACCCTCCGTGTGGTGACGAAGGCAGGTTCCAAACGAATTGCAGAGAAAGCCTGCTCTCTTATTTTGGAACGAAATTCTAAAAGTCCGCTCGTTATCGGATACAAAGGGAACGTGCTTAAATCGGATCTGCTTTTCAGGGATACCTGCAGCGAAGTCGCTGCGTCATTTGGGATACAGACAAAAGCGGTGTTTATCGATGCTTTGTGTCTTGATGTTTTGCAGCATCCGAAAAATTATGATGTGATCGTTACGACAAACATGTTTGGTGATATCTTAAGCGATGTCTGCGGGTATCTCACAGGAGGACTTGGCATGCTTCCGAGTGCGAACATAGGGGATACGCATGCATTTTTCGAGCCGGTCCACGGGAGTGCTCCGGATATTGCCGGTAAGGGTATAGCAAATCCAGTTGCTGCGATCCGAAGTGCGGCAATGATGCTTGAGTATTTCGGGATGAAACGTGAAGCTTGCCTCGTCGAAGAATCGATTGCCGATTTGATTAACAGCGGTGTATGCACGCCCGATCTTGGAGGCTGTGAATCAACTTCATCGTTCGGCAACCGTTTGCTTGCAGCCGTCTGTAAAAAAGAAGAGAGACAAATATAA
- the hdrB gene encoding CoB--CoM heterodisulfide reductase subunit B, protein MSHETHKYAFFLGCIAPNRYPGIEASAIRTGKNLGIELVPLKGASCCPAPGAFGSIDLNVWYAMAARNLILAEQMNMDIALICNGCYKSIWEVNHKLKHNDELRDSVNEVLKEVDMEYKGTTNVYHLAELYYNDDVCGLDKLRDSVNTPLTGVKVACHYGCHLLKPAKDREFAGGAIGDSEHPMWFEELVDALGAEAVEYRNKMQCCGAGGGVRGYDIAHALDITNEKLTNMAAVGADAIVDTCPFCQLQFDRGQFEIGQKFGIEWSIPVLHFCEMLGLAQGMTPNELGLDLHQISCQPFLDKLKGGQ, encoded by the coding sequence ATGTCACACGAGACGCACAAATACGCATTCTTCCTCGGATGCATTGCTCCGAACCGGTATCCCGGTATCGAGGCATCTGCTATCCGTACCGGTAAGAATCTCGGTATTGAGCTTGTTCCGTTAAAGGGAGCATCTTGCTGTCCGGCACCTGGAGCATTCGGGTCCATTGACCTCAATGTCTGGTATGCAATGGCTGCAAGAAACCTCATCTTAGCAGAACAGATGAATATGGATATCGCCCTCATTTGTAACGGCTGTTACAAATCCATCTGGGAAGTCAACCACAAACTGAAGCACAACGATGAACTCCGTGACTCAGTCAACGAAGTCTTAAAGGAAGTTGATATGGAGTACAAAGGTACTACCAACGTCTACCACCTCGCTGAGCTTTACTACAATGATGATGTTTGCGGTCTTGACAAACTCAGAGACAGCGTCAACACACCCCTCACCGGCGTGAAGGTTGCCTGCCACTACGGCTGCCACTTACTCAAACCTGCAAAGGACCGTGAGTTTGCCGGAGGAGCTATCGGCGATTCCGAACACCCGATGTGGTTCGAAGAACTCGTGGACGCTCTTGGTGCAGAGGCAGTTGAATACCGCAATAAGATGCAGTGCTGTGGTGCAGGCGGAGGAGTCCGCGGATATGATATCGCTCACGCTCTTGATATCACCAACGAAAAGCTCACCAATATGGCTGCTGTCGGTGCTGATGCAATTGTCGACACATGTCCGTTCTGCCAGCTGCAGTTCGACCGCGGTCAGTTTGAAATTGGCCAGAAGTTTGGTATTGAGTGGAGTATTCCGGTTCTTCACTTCTGTGAAATGCTCGGTCTTGCACAGGGCATGACTCCGAATGAACTTGGTCTTGACCTTCACCAGATTTCTTGTCAGCCATTCCTTGACAAACTGAAGGGAGGACAGTAA
- a CDS encoding molybdopterin dinucleotide binding domain-containing protein, producing MNTITLNLITGRTIQQGVSMESGKEKTDYMKACGIIELDPSDIKKLGIWKNTNVRVTSEYGSIIVKAIEATQGPHPGIGWIPMGPWANMVVDINTYSTGMPTFKGTKVTVEPAENETVLDSLSVVLKACGQ from the coding sequence ATGAACACGATTACTCTGAATCTGATCACCGGAAGGACGATCCAGCAGGGTGTTTCCATGGAGTCCGGAAAAGAAAAGACTGACTACATGAAAGCCTGCGGAATCATCGAACTGGATCCTTCAGATATCAAAAAACTCGGCATCTGGAAAAATACCAATGTCCGCGTTACCAGCGAGTATGGTAGTATTATCGTCAAAGCCATCGAGGCAACTCAGGGTCCCCACCCGGGAATCGGATGGATTCCAATGGGTCCCTGGGCCAACATGGTAGTTGATATCAATACCTACTCCACAGGAATGCCGACATTCAAAGGTACCAAAGTTACCGTTGAACCTGCAGAAAATGAGACGGTTCTCGACTCATTATCTGTCGTTCTTAAAGCATGTGGACAGTAA
- a CDS encoding tRNA(Ile2) 2-agmatinylcytidine synthetase translates to MTDEKNGIAEIHEQCHARGPIEWDHMNRRRAKGALISAKTEGTSMTMIAKIGSYPISFGPSDTELGGQALEAVVVEGNEVRTSWAGAAGAGVGVAACLSQAPGVLRTEYASEEDLKVGGARICRSTIILPKYEKITFGIDDTDTKEGGATWVLALKCGEACSIDGATFLGMRIIQLNPKAPEKTTNCTGSVITFAVKPEKKAELIAFVKAFIEEKTMSKTTGICYFAGIRLPDSAYAKRVKTELLTREEAVTEAEKLGITFIDSANGKGRIGALGALLWADGGVEAAGLYGETP, encoded by the coding sequence ATGACCGATGAAAAAAACGGCATTGCCGAAATACATGAACAATGTCATGCAAGAGGCCCTATCGAATGGGATCATATGAACCGGAGAAGAGCGAAAGGGGCACTCATCTCTGCAAAAACCGAAGGAACCTCAATGACGATGATCGCAAAAATCGGCTCGTATCCCATCAGCTTTGGACCCTCGGATACGGAACTCGGGGGACAAGCACTTGAAGCAGTTGTTGTAGAGGGAAATGAAGTACGAACCTCCTGGGCAGGAGCAGCAGGAGCAGGAGTAGGGGTCGCTGCCTGTTTATCTCAGGCTCCCGGTGTCCTCAGAACAGAATATGCGAGTGAAGAAGATCTGAAAGTTGGCGGTGCACGAATCTGCAGAAGCACTATTATTCTGCCGAAATATGAGAAGATCACTTTCGGAATAGATGATACCGATACGAAAGAAGGAGGAGCAACCTGGGTCCTTGCGTTGAAATGCGGCGAAGCCTGTTCTATCGACGGAGCCACCTTCCTTGGAATGCGGATCATCCAGCTCAACCCGAAAGCCCCTGAAAAGACCACCAACTGTACAGGTTCAGTGATCACCTTCGCAGTAAAGCCGGAAAAAAAGGCCGAGCTTATTGCATTCGTCAAAGCGTTCATCGAAGAAAAAACGATGAGTAAAACAACAGGCATCTGCTATTTTGCCGGCATCCGTCTTCCGGACTCAGCATATGCAAAGAGAGTAAAGACCGAACTGCTGACACGCGAAGAGGCAGTAACCGAGGCAGAAAAACTCGGCATCACCTTTATCGACAGTGCAAACGGAAAAGGAAGGATCGGAGCTCTTGGAGCACTTCTCTGGGCAGATGGTGGTGTAGAGGCCGCTGGTCTCTACGGCGAGACACCATAA
- the hdrC gene encoding CoB--CoM heterodisulfide reductase subunit C → MTSAKAYKDAALAARLSDRYYRPKQDSDPSFTAEVEKIGGTEAHICYQCGTCTGSCPSGARSTYRIRNFMRRVNLGMRDVCLNDPDLWLCTTCYTCSDRCPRNLIPTDVIMAMRNIAARQGIVPKNFLATVNFIYNTGHGVPNSDANRAARVKLGLEAEPETTCKYPEYIPAIRKILEAYGTKQLADKVLAEGQ, encoded by the coding sequence ATGACTAGTGCAAAAGCATACAAAGATGCTGCCCTCGCAGCACGCCTCTCTGACCGGTACTACCGTCCAAAGCAGGACAGCGACCCGTCGTTCACTGCCGAAGTTGAAAAGATCGGAGGAACCGAAGCTCACATCTGTTACCAATGCGGAACCTGTACAGGATCCTGCCCATCAGGTGCAAGAAGCACTTACCGGATCAGAAATTTCATGCGCAGAGTCAATCTCGGTATGAGAGATGTTTGTCTCAACGACCCGGATCTCTGGCTGTGTACAACCTGTTATACCTGTTCTGACCGCTGCCCAAGAAATCTCATCCCGACCGATGTTATCATGGCAATGAGAAATATTGCAGCAAGACAGGGCATCGTTCCTAAAAACTTCCTTGCAACGGTGAACTTCATCTACAACACTGGTCACGGTGTTCCAAACAGTGATGCAAACCGTGCAGCCCGTGTCAAGTTAGGTCTTGAAGCCGAGCCGGAAACCACCTGCAAATATCCCGAATATATTCCGGCAATCCGGAAAATCCTCGAGGCATATGGAACCAAGCAGCTCGCAGATAAAGTCCTTGCGGAGGGTCAGTAA
- a CDS encoding 4Fe-4S binding protein yields MAMSTMYPKFSTKTDGDNVIMEQKLLAKVSHLVLKKNVCTGCGICSEACPKEAIVLGLVGAVRRGAVTTEAPISVDPAKCSYCGVCVILCPFNALGLEIDGEPSLPILEQEGFPQYDITAEIDESKCNRCTVCHEVCPNDAIIRDVPTFEGVDAADGKKRQAALTGKTTFVVDKEKCTVCGICAALCPALSVDRVPFNAETVKSLGDIVWDEKLCNACQVCALACPTEAIKVDRVVESNKLPGKVTIDIDNCCTCAWCENTCPTEAVTIKKFFDGEISFNAEKCPAGCSTCIEVCPCKAIYLPSPASAVGMKKEKEAVIAVSKELCIYCGACVNACPSEDVITLKRTAIRVKGPETDLFKKIADKLYVPRTSKVREASGHVEVKELE; encoded by the coding sequence ATGGCAATGAGCACAATGTATCCAAAATTCTCCACGAAGACTGATGGAGACAACGTCATTATGGAGCAGAAGCTCCTCGCGAAAGTTTCCCACCTCGTGTTGAAAAAGAATGTATGTACCGGGTGTGGTATTTGTTCTGAAGCATGTCCAAAAGAGGCAATTGTCCTTGGACTTGTAGGAGCAGTCCGCCGTGGTGCAGTGACTACCGAAGCACCGATCTCAGTAGATCCGGCAAAGTGTTCTTACTGTGGTGTGTGTGTTATTTTATGTCCGTTCAATGCTCTTGGATTAGAGATTGACGGTGAACCGAGTCTGCCTATTCTTGAACAGGAAGGTTTCCCGCAGTATGATATTACTGCTGAGATCGACGAGTCCAAGTGTAACCGCTGTACTGTCTGCCATGAGGTCTGTCCAAACGATGCAATCATCCGTGATGTTCCGACCTTTGAAGGTGTGGATGCTGCAGATGGTAAGAAGCGTCAGGCAGCCCTTACCGGAAAGACAACCTTCGTGGTTGACAAAGAAAAGTGTACCGTCTGTGGTATCTGTGCGGCACTCTGCCCGGCACTTTCCGTAGACCGTGTTCCATTCAACGCTGAGACGGTTAAATCCCTCGGTGACATTGTCTGGGATGAAAAACTCTGTAACGCTTGTCAGGTCTGTGCCCTTGCATGCCCAACTGAGGCAATCAAGGTTGACCGCGTTGTTGAGTCCAACAAACTTCCAGGCAAAGTAACCATTGATATTGACAACTGCTGCACCTGTGCATGGTGTGAGAACACCTGCCCAACCGAAGCAGTCACCATCAAGAAGTTCTTCGATGGAGAAATCAGCTTCAACGCAGAAAAATGCCCGGCTGGCTGTTCGACCTGTATCGAAGTGTGCCCGTGCAAAGCAATTTATCTGCCCTCCCCTGCCTCTGCTGTAGGTATGAAGAAGGAGAAGGAAGCAGTTATCGCTGTCAGCAAGGAACTCTGTATTTACTGTGGTGCCTGTGTCAATGCATGCCCGTCAGAAGATGTTATCACTCTTAAGAGAACCGCGATCAGAGTCAAAGGACCCGAGACCGATCTCTTCAAGAAGATCGCAGACAAACTCTACGTCCCCAGAACCTCCAAAGTACGTGAGGCATCAGGTCACGTTGAAGTAAAAGAACTGGAGTGA